A portion of the Algisphaera agarilytica genome contains these proteins:
- a CDS encoding DUF3106 domain-containing protein — MPGKLSVQEVDVKAERRKALLRRGSLVIGGAVVVAVVGGASWYLTPPAMPETIEEAQALVQSPRFDRLSKEAKQPYYDVIREQYGSLDPETRKQLRAEDEKLAEAMRDARMIQFRSMLVGLADMPPEEREELASRFRGNRPGGDRPEPSAEEQAERADRLRDHISDRMANGDSQMNQLMREMFSQKYKKQK, encoded by the coding sequence ATGCCCGGAAAACTCTCAGTTCAAGAAGTCGATGTCAAAGCCGAACGGCGAAAAGCCTTGCTACGCCGGGGAAGCCTGGTGATCGGCGGGGCGGTGGTGGTGGCCGTGGTCGGTGGTGCGTCCTGGTACCTCACCCCGCCCGCGATGCCCGAGACCATCGAAGAGGCCCAAGCGTTGGTTCAGTCGCCGCGGTTTGACCGGTTGTCGAAGGAAGCCAAGCAGCCGTACTACGACGTGATCCGCGAGCAGTACGGATCGCTTGACCCCGAGACCCGCAAACAACTCCGCGCGGAAGACGAAAAACTCGCCGAGGCGATGCGTGATGCACGGATGATCCAGTTCCGCTCCATGCTGGTGGGGCTGGCGGATATGCCGCCCGAAGAGCGTGAGGAACTGGCGTCGCGGTTCCGTGGGAACCGGCCGGGCGGTGATCGTCCCGAACCTTCTGCCGAAGAGCAGGCCGAAAGGGCCGATCGGCTACGCGACCACATCAGCGACCGCATGGCCAACGGCGACTCGCAGATGAATCAACTCATGCGCGAGATGTTCAGCCAGAAGTACAAGAAACAGAAATAA
- a CDS encoding prepilin-type N-terminal cleavage/methylation domain-containing protein, whose protein sequence is MARLTNQHPPRLQPRRGFSIIELLVVISIVALLVGLLLPALSGARKSAQRVTCSSNLRQIGLVLGSYLIDHDEVYPLARPIPEPFVAISGDPPLYEILDSYVKSGPAPETNPLYLCPDDDTVYPLAGMSYVYSPAVAGTSMNNLLARTFVQRMGWTDAQIEIASDFDGEEGGTEFNLIGGDTVLVPKRHFKRNILFGDGHVDIVVK, encoded by the coding sequence ATGGCTCGGCTAACTAACCAGCACCCACCCAGGCTCCAGCCTCGACGAGGCTTTAGCATCATCGAATTATTGGTGGTGATCTCGATCGTCGCCCTGCTCGTTGGCCTGCTGCTGCCGGCGCTCAGCGGAGCTCGTAAGTCGGCCCAACGGGTGACCTGCTCCAGCAACCTCCGCCAGATCGGCCTGGTCTTGGGTAGCTACCTGATCGACCACGACGAGGTCTATCCGCTCGCCCGGCCGATCCCCGAGCCGTTCGTGGCTATCAGTGGCGATCCGCCGCTCTACGAAATCCTGGACAGCTATGTGAAATCCGGACCCGCCCCCGAGACCAACCCGCTGTATCTCTGTCCCGATGACGACACGGTCTACCCGCTCGCGGGGATGAGCTACGTCTACAGCCCCGCGGTGGCGGGCACGAGTATGAACAATCTGCTTGCCCGCACGTTCGTGCAGCGGATGGGCTGGACCGACGCCCAGATCGAGATCGCCAGCGACTTCGACGGCGAAGAGGGCGGCACCGAGTTCAATCTCATCGGCGGCGATACGGTCCTGGTTCCCAAACGCCACTTCAAACGCAACATCCTCTTCGGCGACGGCCACGTCGATATCGTCGTCAAGTAA
- a CDS encoding type II secretion system protein: MSNPTRPDSRSGFTIIELLVVISIIALLIGLLLPALAGARKSAQRVTCSSNLRQLGVIMESYTQDFDGYFPVARPIPSPFPSLSTDPPLHEVLAYYVQIGEAPDTNRVYQCPDDDTVYPLSGMSYKYEIHVAGATLPDILSRGFVERMGWDASYIRILSDFDGEDSDEGGSMFFLEDGSDLFVPKRHFKRNLLFADGHVDINLPGI; this comes from the coding sequence ATGTCCAACCCAACCCGCCCCGACAGCCGCTCCGGTTTCACGATCATCGAATTGCTGGTGGTGATCTCGATCATCGCCCTGCTCATCGGCCTGCTGCTTCCCGCGTTGGCCGGGGCCCGCAAGTCCGCCCAGCGTGTGACCTGTTCAAGCAACCTCCGCCAGCTCGGGGTCATCATGGAGTCCTACACCCAGGACTTCGATGGCTACTTCCCCGTTGCCCGGCCGATCCCTTCTCCCTTCCCCAGCCTCAGCACCGACCCGCCGCTGCACGAAGTCCTGGCGTATTACGTCCAGATCGGCGAGGCCCCCGACACCAACCGTGTGTACCAATGCCCCGATGACGACACGGTCTATCCGCTGTCGGGCATGAGCTACAAGTACGAAATCCACGTCGCCGGAGCGACCCTGCCGGACATCCTCTCGCGCGGTTTTGTTGAACGCATGGGCTGGGATGCGTCCTACATCCGCATCCTCAGCGACTTCGACGGCGAGGACAGCGACGAGGGCGGCTCGATGTTCTTCCTCGAAGACGGCAGCGACTTGTTCGTGCCCAAGCGTCACTTCAAACGCAACCTGCTGTTCGCCGATGGCCACGTCGATATCAATCTGCCGGGCATCTAA